The following nucleotide sequence is from Trifolium pratense cultivar HEN17-A07 linkage group LG2, ARS_RC_1.1, whole genome shotgun sequence.
gtgaggatgaaatagaagaagttgaaaaacagagggagataaaagaaaaagagagtaagaaggttgagaaaggtaaaggagttgatgaatcgccatatgctaggatgccttttcctaggagaaagaaagttaagaatcttgagcgggagaaggagttcaagaagttcatgaaggtgttgaacaagcttgagatggctatacctttagttgaggctttggagcaaatgccgagttatgcaaagtttttgaaggagctgctcacaaagaaaagaaaaccattggatgatgaaatggtaagtatgacggaggagtgcagcgccctcattcaacggaagctaccgcagaaaaagaaagatccggggagctttacaattccatGTTCCATTGGAACGCTCACCATTGAAAAAGCGTTGTGCgatttgggtgctagcattaatctaatgccgttatcaatgatgaagaagataccgggagctgtagcaaagccgacaaagatgagtctctctttggcggatagatcggttgtgcatccggaaggtatCTTACATGATGTTCTGGTGCGAGTCGGCGGATTTGTGTTTCCGGCTGATTTTGTTGTCTTAGACATGGAAGAAGACAAGAATTGGGAACCCTTGCTGTTAGGAAGACCATTCTTAGCTACCGGACGCGCCCTTATCGATGTAGAGATGGGCGAgctcatgctaaggaccgatgatcagcaggtAACATTCAATGTTTTTGATAAGATGGAGTGTGATGATGGTGACccccaatgttttaaaatccaggtttatgatcatattgttaaacatgcgcttaagttaccttggaatgcacactacttgccacatggtggcGCTTCTTCTCCGTGAcccttaggggcatggaacgtcaagcatcgggacgttaaacaagcgctggttgggaggcaacccaacggtttttaatgttttagtgtgttttcttttgaagtatgtaggtaggtgtttacactgatttttggtaaacaaccgctagtttaagttaattacttgagagatcaactagtaaatctcgggacaattgttcatgcattttgTTAAAGGAAATTTGGAAGTTTATCATTGAAGACATCCTTATTTTATAGAAGAACACtatgtttaatttctgaaacatatgttaaatgcaattaaagcaagttcactcgaacgagggaactaatgaaaagcagaatttgtaaatgctttaagaaaataaagacttatgaaaagtaaatttgcatttagaatgtaaaagttacaaagaaaatgtaaaggttcaccgattcatacatctttctcgagtaactcgtttctcgccttaacatggatactttgagtgtttgagattttatgtaaatgaattgtgacccctacttcgactatacatacttctatttatagaaaaactaaGCAACGTCTATCCTAACGTTAAACTATtaaacttcagccacgcgtcctcctgcatttgaaatgaaccaaggcctttaaaccgttgtaaccgtcgaagtcgaatcatacgtaaatgataaaaaatgctCTAAGTCCATATCTCTTGACTACTTCGATTCATTGGCTTCCATCGAAAGATTCTTCAGTCTCGAGCTATGAAGCTTTTCCATTAggattctcttgttcttgaagacattacccttaaccttcattTAAACGATAAGAGAAAGAATCTCTCTTGTTtttgaagacattaaagactAAGGCTACCTAAAGCCATTTCAACAGGTTTTTACAGCAataaatgtctttggaactggagattataacatattttaccttgagctaaaatatgggataacagtaggtgtgcagcagaagcaaggacggAAGCAAAAACAGGGCAGAACAGAATTCTACCacgccgggggcgcagtacaatcacgcgcggcgtgatccttcatCACAGAGGAAGGAGTTTTTCAGAAGgcattacgcgcggcgtgggggtatatcacgcgctgcgtgaaaaCTGGAGGAATATGGAGTCTCTGACTAAGTGATTACGCACCGCGTGATGGTGATTACGCGCAGCATGGTCGGTTTGAAAGgagttcttgaccgttacaattggtactacgcgcggcgtagcaggggtcacgcgcggcgtggttacacaggaaagcgtgtcaaatttgaatttcttcatcttctcaaccactccatccgtcccatcatcaattcacacgGTCTCCCACACGGAAAACTCCATTGACAACCCATTTTCACTCTCCAAACTTCTCCAATTTCACTTCTAATCACCTCCAATCATCCATttcattcacattcacattACACCCATATCACCCACTCCTAATTCCACTCCAAATCCCTCATTTCATCCCACATTTCACCAACTTCCCAAATTTACCCATTTCAATCTTTACAATATCACCATGTTGACTAGGCTAAccggaaagggaaagaagaagagtgatgctaaCCCTCCGCAAGAGCCTCCAAAGAAACCAAGAACGaagatgagtgcaagcaagggccaatcttctcggtccgctcaagcatctcctcctcgccggagcaatgtGACTCAACCACAGGTTCATCCCCACTTCATCAGTGAAGTTCATGAAAAAAGGTACTCCCAAATTcgaacctttactattaatcaagagaagGGTTTTGGTGAGGATTTGCTTAATGGTGTAGCTGAGTTAGGGAATGAGATAAAGTCTAGGGGATGGGAGAgatttaataaattgatgattaaagatgaaatGAATCCTGGAAATCAGATGTGGGCTAGGGAATTCTTTGCAAATGCCTATTTACCGGATCAACCAATGTTTCCGGAGTATGTTTCTGTGGTTAGGGGTGTTAAAGTgagttattcttttgaaactatAAATAATCTGCTTGGTTGTGCTGCTGGAGGTGTGTATGAACTGTTGCGTGATAGAGAGAGGATTGACAAGAGTGGTATTGAAGTCAGGGAAGAACTAAAGAATATTGTGTGTCGTCCGGGGGCAATGTGGCTAGCCCACTCTGCAGCTTCTCTCCCTAGAAGGTTGAGCTTAACAAGTTTTAATCCGGTTCACCGTgcttggggtgaattttggttgaaaaatgTGAGGGTTGTTGGCAACAATTCAGAAATTCAGCTTGATAATGCGCACGCGGTCCGGTTGTTGGTTGAAGGGAAGTTTATTAATCTGGGATATTGGTTACAaaaaagatcttcatgagataGCCAATCATCCAAATCCGACTTTTACTTTGGGACATTGCAATCTCATCGCTGCTTTGTGTAGGGCGAATAATGTTCCCATgaatgtgcaagaaggtgatctTCATCCCGTTCGTCCATTGTCTTTATCATACTTCATCAAAAAGTTTGAGAGAGGTCCGATTGTGCCCCGaggtgaggggaatgctgcaaGAGAGGAAGCTTTGAGAGAGGAGGAAGAGATTAATCGGTTTGAAGAGGGTAACCATCCGGATCAGCAGGGGGATCCGGCAAATGAATATCATGACATACCAGCTCAAGACCCTCCTCGGTACTCTCACGATATAAATCAGCTTGCATCGATGTTGCATCAAATGGAAATTTCTCAATATTCCGGGCTGCCGAATCtctactttgataccgcctcttccatgtacaccgaggcgatgacttaccggtctactttccctcctcctactttCGGGACCTTGTATCCCATTGATACTGATTGGGAGGCGcatcaggcgagggagctgaGCTCATTTCAGGCCAGACAAGCTTATAATTCAGGTCTGCGAACTTCTGAGTTAGCTGAGATCGAGAGgcgacgccgggttgagcaggatgaggctGCTGCAATGGAAAGGGAAatgctggatgtggatgggctgaatttgaatttgaatagccaaatcacaaactacttcactggccagccggatgaTGCGGTTTGATGTTGCTGTGGTGGTGATGAtgtgctgctgctgctactgctctactactctatctctatcgttactttttgtcttttatttgcttggtttgtaataatattctgatgttgcttggatattggctggatgtTTTAAATGTGTACTCtaatttgaatcttcttttgttttattgtggaatgatttttacttctagaatttgtttcaatatcttggcatgttctttctagttacttgagtatcaattacttgattttctccgtgtgtgatatgtgaaacttgcagtgcaatagcttgttgcactcatgtgatcaagaggcaaaggaagggaacgcacactttttgaccggttctttgattcgacccaaccgagaggtattgagccaaacactcatttttcttctatgtgtgatatccactcatgtattgtctcttgatgttgcttgtcgtctttgtatttgattggtacttttgtagcacacacgaggcatgtttcttggtacctttgagcctttctatccacccttacatataattatcctttgcttaaccaatttgagctgaaaaagaaaatgttattttgcaaaacctttaagaaatttttgttgaaaaaaaaaggaatgactttcttggaggttaggcacctaattagtggttgatgcgcattgctcaccactaagtttggggttgctctttggaattagcaacaaattaagtttggggtgagggtactagagaacttacaaaaagttttgatttgaaaaattgagaaaaatttcaaaatttgcaaggcaaagaagaagagaaaaaaatgaaaaaaaaaagaagatgaatgaatgtgaagggaaaatagaaaagaagtacaagaaaaagaagtgatagccttgaattcaaaagaattgcaaaactttgtttgatgattgaaaaagttctctagtccactatagttcaaaggaaaagggggtttggtttatgaaatatttttgaccatagggggatctaactccaagtttttctactacttatccaaaaatgtcaccatccaccctagccaagccacgttataaccctaaaagacctctaatgtgtgtgcacaaagtgaaccgaatgaattcttagattacttgcaaaattattgttgacttgcattgatgtgttgatttgagtgaattaccaaaaactgaagagtgcatgtgagtagtgtgaagaaatcatagagctttggtcgaaaagtgtgaactacttgaaaatgtcttgcgggaacggttgtgcaattgagcattgtttgcaggtggatcattgatcatcaggtgagtctcacgtatgtatgattcgagtgaatttaaggaaaatgccaaggtcttgacacaaaagcttgaggtaaaagttgtttccttgaggacaaggaaaggtttaagtttggggttgtgatgacaaatcgtcacactctctattccatgcctattttagcaacattagatacattttagtaggtttttagcaataaatatgagagaaatctaacaattagcttgattacttattttgcaagaaaacaggaaaaactgcaggaaatgaatgcttttcactacgctgggggtgtagcccatcacgcgccgcgtgatggagctcacagggagccaagattttcactctgatcacgcgcggcgtgatacctgaccacgcgcggcgtgaacctttgttcaggaactggattgctctctgatttgatcacgcgcggcgtagctttgaccacgcgcggcgtgaagtcttgattgaagaagaagattgcctctgacttgatcacgcgccgcgtgattctgttaccacgcgcggcgtagttgatggaattgcaaccacgcgcggcgtgatggatctggcgcgcggcgtggttgcgttctgtatatatattttctgcataattctgttttcgggtgggaaaattctgcgaaattggactacattctggtcttggaacttgaagatcgtgattcaacactccagtggagagctccaagcgcatcagatcatggattcacaagccgtggcgatgaagcgaggaagcgaacgaagaacgatgaggagctaaactccttggaggtaggatctaggatagtctagaatGTAGGGAGATCCTGTGTAATCTGttatatgtgtaagaatctactcttttcatagtgattaatttgatgcaattcaatgtttaatgctttacaatccttcattagtgttgtaatgattttgagttaagtcacgtgcgagagtattgatttaatgtctgaactgaattgtattgagcgctcgagtgtctccggtcgagagattgaggcatagagtgtagcgaacgattgacgcgcgttaagatcattcgttgtaggtagcttccgcccgagagatcgggggagtatcgacaacgaatagagtggattttgacaagagattgcgattcactattttgtcgatctagttgttaacacttgagtagattcctatgatatagtagattgcatgtggttgaactatagactaggcgattccgatgattctacctcgcttttccattatatcaagcatattttctagcaattcattactcaacatacccccaatttatgtgtattttctgtataatgtctatgaacaccattcgattagtttgatcacacaatccctgtggatcgatatttttattactacgtgattttcgtgcacttgcgaaatttatcatcaataTTCTTCTAGTTATACTTGTTTATACAGCACTCTGAAACAATTTCAAAAAGACATTAGTAAATGCTAACTTAAACAAGTCCAAAAAGAAATTTCTTATCAAATATTAATAGAATAAAAAGTTCAATGAAAACAGGGGAAACAACAAAGAGATTAGAGAAGGATATATGTCTCAACTCTCAAACCATGCTGCCTGCATAATTAATTTAAGATGCCACTATAGCAAATAATTAGTTGGTAATCttctaattaatttaaaatgttatCATGATAATCTGAGCTTAAAAATACATCAATAAAATACATCATTCTATTATAATCAAAGCATGCATCATTCTTCCCTAAACATACATCAAACTTAATTAAAGACATGATATTTAGACAAAGCCATAATATCTATTATGTATCAATTGAAGTATTTCAAGATCCTCAAGAACACTACTATAGCATGCTCAAAACCAGCCTACATAACTTGCATTTGCCAATTGAAAACAACACTACTATCATGCTCAAAACCAAGACCAGATACCACCCTATAAAATACATCAAACTTAAAGAAGCATCTGCATTAATCACACCCAGGAACGTGTGCCACACTAAACAAGCCAGATTCAGTGATATTAATATCTATCAAATTACACGCTGCCTTAAATTTTAACAACAATAAACTTTGATATTCATACCTGAAAGCAaacttttaactttttagtttcatttctgcaattgaaataaaacaaatcagaGATATACTCTTGTATCATGTGAGCCAAAGATTTGGTTAAATACAAATTACTGAATTAGGGTTCCATATTTGGGGGAATTAGATCAGATCCAACTCAACACAAGTTGAAGAGATGTAACAACAAGTGAATCTATCTTGATAGTGGCTCTATGTTTTCTACAGCAATGAAAGGAGAAAGAATGTTAACTTATAATGGGGAAGAATTTTACCACGATGATGTTGGTCGCGGTGGAGGGATCTTACCTCGATGGGAGAAAGTAACGACGGGAGATGTATCTTCTTGAGGGACATGGGCGAAATTGAACTAGAAGGGTTTCGGTTCTTTGTCACCAGCAAGTCACGCTCGAAGCACCATCTCAAACAGAGGCATGTGTTACAGAGAAGAAGCCAAGCAAAAGTGAAGGCAAAAAATGAAACGGCGGAAGGTATATAGACAGAAAAGTAAATTAGGGTTATGATGGagtacattttaatttttataatagatcCGTCTCAAATCTATCTCAACATTTCACACGAATTTCGGACGGAACTGGTTAGAAACAGTAACAATGCACAAAATTATGGACCCGTCCCAAAGCCGTCCCAATATTTCACATAGATTTGGGACGGAAAtcgtgaaaaaattataaaataatcaaCAATATGCGTTTCGTCTGAAATTCGTCCCAACTTTTCAGAAAGATTTGAAACTTGTCCAAAATCTGTATGAAAGTGCAATTTTACTTTAGACAAAATTCATTTCGTCCCAAAAATCCGTTCCAAATGATCAATTTTCTAGTAGTGCTTTAATTTCGTAGTAGAGGGATGGATGGATGGAAGGAGCAAGGTGTGACAACGGCGAGTCCTTGGAATCGATGGCCTGCAAAACAGGCCACTAAACAACAACAATTAAGAGAAAATTACAGAAAATTGTAGAAATCTAAGAGAAGAAGGGTTAACAAGGAAAAGACCACAAAAAGAAAACCTAAGTAAGGGAAAGCATTACCGAATCCGGGAAACGAATTGAGTTCGCGACTGAATCGTGGATGGAGGAGTGAATTGTGACCCCTGAATCGTGGATGGAGGAGTGAACCTGACCTCTGAATCGTGGAGGAGTGGATGAAGATGAAACAGCGAGGAAGGTGAAACCTAACTCAAAGAAACTCATGGAGGagtgattaaaataaaatctttttattataaaaaaatatttaataaaattataattctgTGAAACTTTTTGGCGGGTAGTGAAAAAATTGGGTAAACTTTTTGGAGGGATGGCACGAAAAATTGGGTAAACTTTTTGGAGGGATGACacgaaaaataatttttcaatgtTATTTCATTAGAGACGGATTCTAGAGACAGATTAATTCAGAGACGGATTACTTCTGTCTCTGACAAATGTTtgactattttaattttaagttgaTCAATCAGAGACGAATATAGAGACAGAAATTATTAGACACGACTAAAATCCGTCTCAAATTTTCGTCTCtaactatttatttcaattataattataaaaataataaaatagagacgGATTTAGACACGAAATTTTATTGACACGGAAATTTCTGTCTCTAAAATCCGTGACTAatacatatatttgaatttcgGTCTCTAACAACTTTTTTCTGTCTCTAATTCCATCTCTATTAGAGAAGAAACAAATTTCGTCTCTAAATTCCGTCGGTATTTGaactttttctagtagtgttatttgttttatttacaTGGATGAATAGTAACCTTGATTCTAAAGGCCACGAGAGATTTGCTCTTATAATATGCCCACAACATCAACACTATTTCATTCCTAAAGGCATTATCATCGTTAAATATGTACTATTTGTAATCGAAATTTGAACCTTGATTCATTATCTTTCGTGTCACTGTTGAcactaaaattataatattgataATATTCATTTCGACTTGGTGTTAGAATTTCAATAGaagaaaaatactaattttGAATGGCCTTGTGAATATTAATTAGAAAATGTTATGGTGTTAGAAAATTAATTGGAAAATTAGTCTTGGTATTAGAAAATTCATTCACCAAGTTAATTTGAAAATGAAGGAATATATTGGTCGAAAATTAATTGGAAAATTAGTATTGGtattaaaaaattcattcaCCAAGTTAATTAGTCTTGGTTTCAACTAAATGTGTTGGTCAAAAAGGCTAATACATAATCCTGTTATCAACAAGGCAGAAGCATCGAAgaggaagttatttttatttgtctagTAACTATGCCAAGTGTAAGGCTCTATCATAGGTAGTTATTTCTAGTTTTAACTTAGATCGTAGGATCTAGTGGTAGTTTTTCATGCAAggtttatatatatatctgtTTGTAATAAGAACAAAGTATTGAATCCTATTTTATGATGGATTTCAACCACCATTATTCCAATGTCATTTAATCTTTCAAGTTCATTACTTACTTTGCCTTTAAAGTTTATGCACTTTATCCTTCCATTGCAATTTATCTTCAGGTTCTTTAACTTTTATTTGCAAATCATTTAACAAAGTATGCAAATTTACcttaatcctttttgtattttaatttgatcat
It contains:
- the LOC123907122 gene encoding uncharacterized protein LOC123907122 yields the protein MRTRSGCWLKGSLLIWDIGYKKDLHEIANHPNPTFTLGHCNLIAALCRANNVPMNVQEGDLHPVRPLSLSYFIKKFERGPIVPRGEGNAAREEALREEEEINRFEEGNHPDQQGDPANEYHDIPAQDPPRYSHDINQLASMLHQMEISQYSGLPNLYFDTASSMYTEAMTYRSTFPPPTFGTLYPIDTDWEAHQARELSSFQARQAYNSGLRTSELAEIERRRRVEQDEAAAMEREMLDVDGLNLNLNSQITNYFTGQPDDAV